ACTCGCCGGCGCGGACACCAACCATCTCCGCCACCACTTTCGCCGTGGACTCGGCGGAATCAACGATCTCCACCCGCCACGGCGCCACCGCGCGCAGCATGCGCTTGATCAACGGATAGTGCGTGCAGCCCAGCACCAGCAGGTCGGGACCGCGCTCGTAGTCCTGAAAGAATTCGTCGAGATACACGTGCGCCACGCGCTGCGTGATGTCGTGCTCCGCCCATCCCTCCTCGATCAGCGGCACGAAGAGCGGGCACGCTTTCTCCGCGACCTTCACGCCGCGCTGTTCCAGGGCGCGCCGGTAGGCATGGCTGCCGATGGTGGCCTCGGTGCCGATCACCAGCACGTTCTTCTTTTTGGTGGCCGCAGCGGCCGCCGCCGCGCCCGGCTCGATCACGCCGACCACCGGCAACTTCGTCGACGCCTTAATAGCGTCCAGCGCCAGCGCCGTGGCGGTGTTGCACGCGATCACCAGCATCTCGGCGCCCTGCTGTTCGAGGTGGTGCGCGGCCGAGACGGCATACTTCTCGACCGTCTCGACCGACTTCGATCCGTAGGGCAGGCGGGCGGTGTCGCCGAAATATAAATAGTCGGCTTGCGGCACGAGCTTCACCAGTTCGCGCAACACGGTGAGGCCACCAACACCGGAATCGAAAACGCCCAGCTTCATCGGGAAGCGTCCTTCATTGCAGGCCTCGCACCAGCTCATCCACCTGTGACACATCGTACGTGGCCATGAGGTCGGCGTGGCCGGCAAGCGTCTCGCGCTCCTTGCCGTCCACCAGGAAGCGCACCCGCCGGACGCCCGGGATATTCTGCGCCAGCGTCGCGATCATGGAAGTAAGCGTGAGCGTTTCGACGAACGCGCCCGAGCGGTGCGAATCGGCCGCGATGGGGCTCAGGTCGATGATAGCCAGGTCGCCGACCAGGAAGACTTCGCGGATGTCGGCGCCCTCGGCGAGCGGATGCGGCGAAGGCTTCTGCGTGTACTCCGCCAGCAGCGCGCGCAGCACCTCGCGCGCCCGCTCGGTGCGCTCCGCTGGCAGCGGCAGCGAGACCTGGCGCTTGCGGAAGACGGCATCGTCGTCATACGCGATGGTCAGCGTGACGGTCTCTTCCGGACCGGCGACCGGTGGCGCCACCGGTCGCGTGTCCGTGCGCAGCGCCGCCTGCTCGGCTTTCTGCTTGAGCTGCAGCACGTAGAAGCCGGTGAGGAATACCGCGACCAGCAACAGCGCGACCGCGATGGTGATGTGGCGCGGCATCATCGCGGGGCCTCCAGCGCAGGGCGCGCATTCACGATGCCCTGCGCCACCGCGGCCGCGATCGCATCCTGATATCGGGGGGCGGTAACGCGCTCCGGCCCGCTCGCCGGCGCGGCCAGCTCCACTCCGATCACCGCGGCGGCCACGTTGTTCATCGGGCGGATGTTCGCCGGCATGAGCAGCACGCCCACTTTGCGTTTTCCCAGCTCTTCCACCGCGGCTTGCGCCACGATGCGGCTGGGACGCACGAAGAAGGACTGCGCCGTCTCCCACGGATAGAACGCTGCCGGCGTCTGCGCGGCGTCCGCCAGCAACGAGGTGTAAAGCCGGACGCCCGAACCGGGCGTGCCGGCGTGCACCGAGACGTACACCGAGGCATGCAGGTTGTTCGCCGAGGCCGCGCGCTGCTCGCTGCCGATGGTCGTGTCGCCCTCGCGCAACAGGTGTGCGGAGATGCCGCGCTCGGCGAGCGCCGCGCGCAAGCGCCGCGCGAACGCCAGCGTCACCTCCTTTTCTTGCAGCTTGTCGCTGAGCTTCGCGCCGCCATCCTCGCCGCCATGAGCGGGGTCGATCACCACCAGGTAGCGCGGGTGCACGCTGCCGCCGGTCATCGGCTGGGCGCCGGGGCCGGTGGGCAGTGGAGTCTCCGTTGCGGGCAACGCAGGGGGCGCGGTACCCGCCGGAGCCTGTGCTGCCGCCACCGGCGCGGCTGCGGGGGCGG
This window of the Acidobacteriota bacterium genome carries:
- the murI gene encoding glutamate racemase, with translation MSWCEACNEGRFPMKLGVFDSGVGGLTVLRELVKLVPQADYLYFGDTARLPYGSKSVETVEKYAVSAAHHLEQQGAEMLVIACNTATALALDAIKASTKLPVVGVIEPGAAAAAAATKKKNVLVIGTEATIGSHAYRRALEQRGVKVAEKACPLFVPLIEEGWAEHDITQRVAHVYLDEFFQDYERGPDLLVLGCTHYPLIKRMLRAVAPWRVEIVDSAESTAKVVAEMVGVRAGE
- a CDS encoding GerMN domain-containing protein, translated to MMPRHITIAVALLLVAVFLTGFYVLQLKQKAEQAALRTDTRPVAPPVAGPEETVTLTIAYDDDAVFRKRQVSLPLPAERTERAREVLRALLAEYTQKPSPHPLAEGADIREVFLVGDLAIIDLSPIAADSHRSGAFVETLTLTSMIATLAQNIPGVRRVRFLVDGKERETLAGHADLMATYDVSQVDELVRGLQ